A window of Micromonas commoda chromosome 13, complete sequence contains these coding sequences:
- a CDS encoding ubiquitin-like protein (pfam00240, ubiquitin, Ubiquitin family. This family contains a number of ubiquitin-like proteins: SUMO (smt3 homologue), Nedd8, Elongin B, Rub1, and Parkin) — protein MYVRVKRARTTMFLHVEPTETVLELKAKIQLATDGDDCPGGYPPSRQKLLVGPGWHSALEDARQLQELKVENDMCIALVLLNKVEPPEGSPEGTEPTEEWEEVRIEEPGASEPAA, from the coding sequence ATGTACGTGCGCGTGaagcgggcgaggacgacgatgtTCCTGCACGTCGAGCCCACGGAGACGGTGCTCGAGCTCAAGGCTAAGATCCAGCTcgccaccgacggcgacgactgCCCCGGGGGTtatcccccgtcgcgccagAAGTTACTCGTCGGCCCGGGTTGGCACTCCGCCCTGGAGGACGCCAGGCAGCTGCAGGAGCTCAAGGTGGAGAACGACATGTgcatcgcgctcgtgctgcTGAACAAGGTGGAGCCGCCGGAGGGTTCGCCGGAGGGGACGGAGCCGACGGAGGAGTGGGAGGAGGTGCGCATCGAGgaacccggcgcgtccgagcccgcggcgtgA
- a CDS encoding mRNA splicing protein (pfam06424, PRP1_N, PRP1 splicing factor, N-terminal), with amino-acid sequence MAGRGYAPPTNFGEAPKGYVPGIGRGAAGFMTRSDLGGAVAPAPGQTGLGEGAGSRSALAKFQRENAEKQAEAAAAGGGGDADEDKDFDKFEGADGGLFANAEYDEDDEEADRIYAEIDAHMDSRRRAQREARLKEELEKYRRDNPKITEQFRDLKRKLGDVSYEEWDAIPDIGDYTIKKKKDFAQFAPAPDTLLQRALDEKGVSTQEVDDGALTDLNAVGEGRGTVLGLKLDKLSDSVSGQTVVDPKGYLTDLKSIKISSEAEISDIKKARLLLKSVISTNPKHAPGWIAAARLEELAGKLQAARSFIQKGCDACPKSEDVWIEAARLNTPENAKAILARGVVSLPNSVKIWMQAAKLEAEDDRKRRVLRRALENIPNSVKLWKAVVDLSREDDARVLLSRAVECCPQHVDLWLALARLETYEQARKVLNKARETLPTEPAIWITAAKLEEANGNGAMVGKIVERAVKSLGNHGVSVDREYWLKEAEAAEKNDPPALAVCREIVRVTVGAGVEEEDMKRTWKADAAECEKRGSTHTARAILAHACGVFPAKKGLWVLAAKLEKSVGDSAAMDALLKRAVVHCPRAEVLWLMAAKERWLCGDVPGARDVLEEAFVVNPDSEDIWLAAFKLEFENREPERARVLLAKIREKEGGASERVWMKSAIVEREVGDVAEERRMLAGGLEKFPTAWKMWLMLGQLEEAQGDVDAARTAYTKGCRRCHDAIPLWTAAATLEQRSGFSAKARAILEQARTRNPKNEWLWLAATRQERAADPSGVDPEAIKAADALLSKGLQECPASGALWAEAVKMAPRPQRKAKSVDALKRCDNDPRIIASIANLFWQDRKVDKARSWFNRSCTIDPDIGDHWAAYYRFELQHGGDAAAAAVAKRCREADPKHGELWQRVGKNVKNWHDDAETLLKKCVAEMGAGEA; translated from the exons ATGGCGGGTCGAGGCtacgcgcccccgacgaaCTTCGGCGAGGCCCCGAAGGGGTACGTCCCGGGcatcgggcgcggcgccgcgggcttcaTGACCCGCTCCGACCTCGGCGGAGCCGTCGCTCCGGCCCCAGGACAG ACCggactcggcgagggcgcgggctctaggtccgcgctcgccaagttTCAACGCGAGAACGCCGAGaagcaggcggaggcggccgccgcgggcggcgggggcgacgccgacgaagacAAAGATTTCGACAAGTTCGAGGGCGCAGACGGCGGTCTCTTCGCCAACGCCGagtacgacgaggacgacgaggaagccgACCGGATCTAcgccgagatcgacgcgCACATGGActcgcgccgacgggcccaacgcgaggcgcggttgaaggaggagctcgagaagtACCGGCGGGATAATCCCAAAATCACCGAGCAATTTCGCGACTTGAAGCGAAAGCTGGGCGACGTATCGTACGAGGAGTGGGACGCGATACCCGACATCGGCGATTACACGAtaaagaagaagaaggacttCGCGCagttcgcgcccgcgccggacacgCTGCTGCAGAGGGCGCTGGACGAGAAAGGGGTGAGCACCCAGGAggttgacgacggcgcgctgacCGATCTcaacgccgtcggcgagggccgcggcACCGTGCTCGGCCTGAAGCTGGACAAGCTGTCGGATTCGGTGTCGGGGCAGACGGTGGTGGATCCGAAGGGGTACCTCACCGACTTAAAGTCCATCAAGATCTCGTCCGAGGCGGAGATCTCCGACATCAAGAAAGCTAGGCTGCTCTTGAAGTCGGTCATCTCGACCAACCCGAAGCACGCGCCCGGgtggatcgccgccgcgaggttggaGGAACTCGCGGGAAAGCTccaggcggcgaggagcttcaTCCAGAAAGGGTGCGACGCGTGTCCCAAGTCCGAGGACGTGTGGATCGAGGCTGCGAGACTCAACACGCCGGAGAACGCCAAGGCGAttctcgctcgcggcgtcgtgtcGTTGCCCAACTCGGTCAAGATTTGGATGCAagccgccaagctcgaggcggaggacgaccgCAAGCGACGCGTGCTCAGGCGCGCGTTGGAGAACATTCCCAACAGCGTCAAGCTGTGGAAGGCGGTGGTGGACCTGTcgcgggaggacgacgcgcgcgtgttGCTGTCGCGAGCGGTGGAGTGCTGCCCGCAACACGTCGACCTctggctcgcgctcgccaggcTCGAAACCTACGAACAGGCCCGAAAGGTTCTGAACAAGGCTCGCGAGACGTTGCCCACCGAACCCGCCATCTGgatcaccgcggcgaagctggaggaggccaaCGGCAACGGCGCGATGGTGGGCAAgatcgtcgagcgcgcggttaAATCCCTCGGGAATCACGGAGTATCCGTCGACCGCGAGTACTGGCTCAAAGAggcggaagccgcggagaagaacgACCCACCCGCTCTCGCCGTGTGCCGCGAGATCGtccgcgtcaccgtcggcgcgggcgtcgaggaggaggacatgAAGCGCACGTGgaaggcggacgcggcggagtgcGAAAAGCGCGGGTCCACGCACACCGCTCGAGCCATCTTGGCGCACGCGTGCGGCGTTTTTCCCGCAAAGAAAGGTTTGTGGGTGCTCGCGGCCAAGCTCGAAAAATCCGTCGGggacagcgccgcgatggacgctcTGCTGAAACGCGCGGTGGTGCACTGCCCGCGGGCGGAAGTTTTGTGGCTCATGGCGGCCAAGGAGCGGTGGTTGTGCGGCGACGttccgggcgcgagggacgtaCTGGAGGAGGCTTTCGTGGTAAACCCGGATTCCGAGGACATctggctcgccgcgttcaagcTCGAGTTTGAGAACCGGgagcccgagcgcgcgcgggttttACTGGCGAAGATTCGGGAAAAGGAAGGAGGCGCGAGCGAACGGGTGTGGATGAAGTCGGCGATCGTGgagcgcgaggttggcgacgtcgcggaggagcggaGGATGCTGGCGGGGGGTCTCGAAAAGTTCCCCACGGCTTGGAAGATGTGGCTCATGCTCGGgcagctggaggaggcgcaaggggacgtcgacgcggcgcggacggcgtaCACGAAAGGGTGTCGGCGGTGCCACGACGCGATCCCCCtgtggaccgcggcggcgacgttggaGCAGCGAAGCGGCTTTTCGGCAAAGGCTCGCGCGATTCTCGAGCAGGCGAGGACCCGTAACCCCAAAAACGAGTGGCTgtggctcgcggcgacgcgccaggagcgcgccgcggatcccTCCGGGGTGGATCCGGAGGCGatcaaggcggcggatgcccTGCTGTCGAAGGGTCTGCAGGAGTGCCCCGCGAGCGGGGCGCTGTGGGCCGAGGCGGTCAAgatggcgccgcggccgcagCGCAAGGCGAAATCAGTCGACGCGCTGAAGCGATGCGACAACGACCCTCGAAtcatcgcgtccatcgcgaacCTCTTCTGGCAGGATCGCAAGGTTGACAAGGCGAGGTCGTGGTTTAACCGTTCGTGCACCATCGATCCGGACATCGGCGATCACTGGGCGGCTTATTACCGCTTCGAGTTgcagcacggcggcgacgccgcggcggcggctgtgGCGAAGCGTTGCCGGGAGGCGGATCCCAAGCACGGCGAGCTGTGGCAGCGGGTTGGCAAGAATGTGAAGAACtggcacgacgacgcggagacgttGCTGAAGAAGTGCGTGGCGGagatgggcgcgggggaggctTAG
- a CDS encoding predicted protein yields MAVPDPDEADEAVVELGSDSDDGVAGGTEGDDDDENENVAGTDDDVPPPDGENYFGRAAKEGAAPEGANPFAMPAPAADDDWAREIAEAKRMVEEQRVKREREEAIERQKEIEAAEAKGKVYEERRKAGDSPLPSAGGGGAGGGAARRERKIVRAKRPTGGGGGSAPTPGGVGGGGGGGGGGEGGGGASPFAGFSFAPPSSTAPTTGSPFSGFSLLSAPDAGKDATPEAAGGGGILSRLSGAPKPFIEPEPEPEVEPEEERVEAAAKPAAAFQSEFQREAPTPDLPVRTALAVELDL; encoded by the coding sequence atggcggtCCCGGAtccggacgaggcggacgaggctgtcgtcgagctcggctccgactcggacgacggcgtcgcggggggcacCGAGGgagatgacgacgacgagaacgagaacgtcgccgggacggacgacgacgtgccgcCTCCCGACGGCGAAAACTACTTCGGGAGGGCCGCGAaagagggcgccgcgcccgagggcgcCAACCCCTTCGCcatgcccgcgcccgccgcggacgacgactggGCTCGCGAGATCGCGGAGGCCAAGCGGATGgtcgaggagcagcgcgtcaagcgcgagcgcgaggaggccatCGAGCGGCAGAAGGAGATCgaggccgcggaggcgaaggggAAGGTGTACGAGGAGCGGCGGAAGGCGGGCGACTCGCCGTTgccctccgcgggcggcggcggagccggcggcggcgccgcgaggcgagAAAGGAAGATCGTCAGGGCGAAGAGgccgaccggcggcggcggagggtccgcgccgacgccgggaggagtcggcggcggcggcggcggcggcggcggcggcgagggcgggggcggcgcgagcccgtTCGCCGGGTTCAGCTTCGCGCCCCCGTCTTCCACCGCCCCGACGACCGGGAGCCCCTTCTCCGGTTTTTCTCTCCTCTCCGCGCCGGATGCGGGGAAAGACGCGACGCCCGaagcggcgggcggcggcgggatcctcAGCCGACTCAGCGGCGCGCCAAAGCCCTTcatcgagcccgagcccgagcccgaggttgagcccgaggaggagagggtcgaggcggcggcgaagccggcggcggcgtttcaAAGCGAGTTTCAAAGGGAGGCTCCGACGCCGGACCTTCCCGTTCGCACGGCTCTCGCGGTCGAGCTAGACCTGTGA
- a CDS encoding major facilitator superfamily (nitrate:nitrite antiporter): MSSNLKNEKAAAEAKDIEVNVDAVGVENPLSTGKFVDRAFQLNYWDPEDDIFYAKEGEAIANRNLICSIPNLFLGFAIWLMWSATVVVIQEAYDATKAACVAAGDAAVDCPTYHFSGWIKPGDNYKAILYTIPAIAGLAGGVMRCVNTFMIPISGGRVTVACTTVALLIPCVWAAGILKSKDASFTQLVICAALTGVGGGAFSSSMNNISLFFPKRKQGLALGLNAGFGNLGVPMSQLLIGPICSYAAFGGSAAGAGTWGGNAGAFYAVLCAIAISMAACGMSNMPATTHELVSVANCVFKWLWLHAIGMLATGVATGVLIATSVSVTSAFDAPSDSIGRVIMLVIIAVVVVHALIWYCVPPQVKTKVVDQSVIFSNKHNYVMTYLYIMTFGSFIGFSGAFPKLLKDLFGYLPDGSVNPDAPNVLYYAWIGPAVGSLIRPVGGYMSDKFGGALVTQVHTVIQTFASVACGILCWQARERLNDGKENLDLFPPFVFMFVVLFYCTGVGNGSTFRMIAIIFEKHEAAGVLGWSSAIASFGAYIIPALFGVAIKQKSPQTVMYFMAAYYFSCLGMNHWYYLRKGCEKPC, from the coding sequence ATGTCTTCTAACCTTAAAAACGAaaaggccgccgccgaggccaaggatATCGAGGtcaacgtcgacgcggtcggcgtgGAGAACCCGCTCAGCACCGGCAAGTTCGTCGATCGCGCATTCCAGCTCAACTACTGGGATCCCGAGGACGACATCTTCTACGCCAAAGAGGGCGAGGCGATCGCCAATCGCAACCTGATCTGCTCCATTCCCAACCTCTTCCTCGGTTTCGCAATCTGGCTCATGTGGTCCGCCACCGTCGTGGTCATTCAGGAGGCGTACGACGCGACCAAGGCGGCGTGTGtggccgccggcgacgcggcggtggattGCCCCACCTACCACTTCAGCGGCTGGATCAAGCCCGGGGACAACTACAAGGCCATCCTCTACACCAtccccgccatcgccggtCTCGCCGGCGGTGTCATGCGCTGCGTCAACACCTTCATGATCCCCATCTCCGGCGgtcgcgtcaccgtcgcgtgCACCACCGTGGCTCTCCTCATCCCGTGCGTCTGGGCCGCCGGCATCCTCAAGAGCAAGGACGCGTCCTTCACCCAGCTCGTCAtctgcgcggcgctcaccggcgtcggcggcggagccttCTCCTCTTCCATGAACAACATCTCGCTGTTCTTCCCCAAGCGCAAGCagggcctcgcgctcggtctCAACGCCGGCTTCGGCAACCTCGGCGTCCCCATGTCTCAGCTCCTCATCGGCCCCATCTGCAGCTACGCGGCGTTCGGCGgttccgccgcgggtgcgggtACCTGGGGAGGCAACGCCGGCGCCTTCTACGCCGTCCTCTGCGCCATCGCCATCTCCATGGCCGCTTGCGGCATGTCCAACatgcccgcgacgacccACGAGCTCGTCAGCGTGGCCAACTGCGTGTTCAAGTGGCTCTGGCTTCACGCCATCGGCATGCTCGCCACGGGCGTCGCCACGGGCGTCCTCATCGCCACCTCCGTCTCCGTCAcctccgcgttcgacgcgcccaGCGACTCTATCGGCCGCGTCATCATGCTCGTCatcatcgccgtcgtcgtcgtgcacgCGCTCATCTGGTACTGCGTCCCCCCTCAGGTCAAGACCAAGGTCGTCGACCAGTCCGTCATCTTCAGCAACAAGCACAACTACGTCATGACGTACCTCTACATCATGACCTTCGGCTCCTTCATCGGGTTCTCCGGCGCGTTCCCCAAGCTCCTCAAGGACCTCTTCGGCTACCTTCCCGACGGCAGCGTCAACCCCGACGCCCCCAACGTCCTGTACTACGCCTGGATCGGACCGGCGGTCGGCTCGTTGATTCGCCCCGTCGGCGGGTACATGAGCGACaagttcggcggcgcgctcgtgacgCAGGTGCACACCGTCATTCAGAccttcgcgtccgtcgcgtgcgGCATCCTCTGCTGgcaggcgcgcgagcgcctgaaCGACGGTAAGGAGAACCTCGACCTCTTCCCGCCCTTCGTGTTCATGTTCGTCGTGCTCTTCTATTGCACCGGCGTCGGAAACGGCTCCACCTTCCGCATGATTGCAATCATCTTCGAGAAGCACGAAGCTGCCGGCGTCCTGGGCTGgtcctccgccatcgcctccttCGGCGCCTACATCATCCCGGCGctcttcggcgtcgccatcaAGCAGAAGTCCCCGCAGACGGTCATGTACTTCATGGCCGCGTACTACTTCTCGTGCCTCGGCATGAACCACTGGTACTACCTCCGCAAGGGGTGCGAGAAGCCCTGCTAA
- a CDS encoding ANK protein (pfam 00478: IMP dehydrogenase / GMP reductase domain This family is involved in biosynthesis of guanosine nucleotide. Members of this family contain a TIM barrel structure) — MSGSDYEETLDEEEEEDEQEEHTLEDQLIEAAGAGRLIEVDRLIAEGVVDVDGTTREDHSRALHLSAQNGRPLVTNSLIRAGADVNATNDGGDTPLILASLNGHGSIVDALLKSGANVHATDQFGSCALFYASRQGHCGLVDALLKAGADVNGSRVTALLIASRFGHASAVVKLLQAGADVTATDDDGNTALHRCALETTPAAVYGGQTGQVVEALVAACADIEALNKNGLTPLELAHNGLANGTSEWQKLRCRETVEVLEVAKDMTTGLRRWLMAAGLAEQWKEFARLGAKEKEDIEMIERDDVRRDKGSSLTPIQVNRLFRAMAQCAERPGEPLAMGDKFESFLHAHRLDDYCAHFRVLGVAFERDLLDITDAQLTLMVERHGLKILDRRRFDKAMVLLRRKLAGPHPPGEESGAGEEERHPIRVKKERGGAGELGGGSE; from the coding sequence ATGAGCGGCAGCGACTACGAGGAgacgctcgacgaggaggaggaggaggacgagcagGAGGAGCACACCCTCGAGGACCAGCTCATCgaggccgcgggcgcgggtagGCTCATCGAGGTCGACcggctcatcgccgagggcgtcgtggacgtcgacggcaccaCGCGCGAAGATCACTCGAGGGCGCTGCACCTCAGCGCGCAGAACGGGCGCCCGCTGGTGACCAACTCGCTGattcgcgcgggcgcggacgtgaaTGCCacgaacgacggcggcgacacccccctcatcctcgcctccctcaACGGCCACGGCagcatcgtcgacgccctcctcaAGTCCGGCGCCAACGTGCACGCCACCGACCAGTTCGGCTCGTGCGCGCTCTTCTACGCGTCCAGACAAGGCCACtgcggcctcgtcgacgccctcctcaaggcgggcgcggacgtcaacggctcccgcgtcaccgccctcctcatcgcgtcgcggttCGGCCACGCCTCGGCCGTCGTCAAGCTCCTTCaagccggcgcggacgtcaccgccaccgacgacgacggcaacACCGCGCTGCATCGATGCGCGTTggagacgacgcccgcggcggtgtacgGGGGTCAGACGGGACAGGTcgtggaggcgctcgtcgccgcgtgcgccgacaTCGAGGCGCTCAACAAGAACGGTCTCACCCCGCTGGAGCTCGCGCACAACGGCCTGGCGAACGGGACGTCCGAGTGGCAGAAGCTGCGGTGCAGGGAGACGGTTGAGGTGCTGGAGGTGGCGAAGGACATGACGACGGGTCTGCGCCGATGGCTCATGGCCGCGGGACTCGCGGAGCAGTGGAAGGAGTTCGCGCGGTTGGGcgccaaggagaaggaggacaTCGAGATGATCGAGAGGGACGACGTGCGAAGGGACAAGGGCTCGTCCTTGACGCCCATACAGGTCAACAGGCTGTTTCGAGCCATGGCGCAGTGCGCCGAGCGACCAGGCGAGCCGCTCGCGATGGGGGACAAGTTCGAATCGTTCCTCCACGCGCACAGACTGGACGATTACTGCGCGCACTttcgcgtcctcggcgtggcGTTCGAGCGGGACCTCCTGGACATCACCGACGCGCAGCTGACGCTCATGGTGGAGAGGCACGGCCTTAAGATCCTCGACAGGCGACGGTTCGACAAGGCGATGGTTCTGCTTCGTCGGAAGCTCGCGGGGCCGCACCCGCCGGGTGAGgagtcgggcgcgggggaggaggagaggcACCCGATCCGGGTCAAGAAGGAGCGAGGGGGggcgggcgagctcggcggcgggtcggagTGA
- a CDS encoding hypothetical protein (conserved uncharacterized protein cupC12), with protein sequence MRCNRFDERGLFTTGSFWVQSGPLLPRSLKLPSDSEVSLRDCAILDLGQSQTVMVCRSNENGPKIRPKLVERRGCSTRVLPCLRRSVARVTENAATMGVDMGRGIAVIDLVLHMYRRSPTRRKLAELWAKYTEDSADERKWKGFELVRVHHQTLTRMFCDDPDGEFLDIDDIRCVWEEFVDALRDSSAKAGDPRPKATSMSYADVEQPAMQRSPSFARLVENLSSEASGASTPGTPAIDLVSRHGMILGVGCSSRDNSARGGSEYFRRMQGDKGKLDAVALVEQLHKKGLTRIDSGKTLAFD encoded by the exons ATGCGGTGCAACCGTTTTGACGAAAGGGGTCTTTTCACAACTGGATCATTCTGGGTGCAATCTGGGCCTCTGCTTCCTCGCTCGCTCAAACTGCCGTCAGACAGTGAAGTGTCTCTCCGGGATTGCGCGATCTTGGATTTAGGCCAATCACAGACCGTCATGGTTTGTCGATCAAATGAAAATGGTCCGAAAATTCGGCCCAAGCTCGTGGAGCGTCGCGGGTGTTCGACTCGCGTTCTACCTTGCCTGCGCCGATCAGTCGCTCGAGTCACGGAGAACGCGGCAACGATGGGAGTAGATATGGGTCGCGGCATCGCGGTCATCGACCTCGTGCTGCACATGTACAggaggtcgccgacgcggaggaagcTGGCGGAGCTGTG GGCAAAGTACACGGAGGactccgccgacgagcgcaaGTGGAAAGGattcgagctcgtccgcgtgcACCACCAGACGCTGACCCGCATGTTCTGCGACGATCCCGACGGGGAGTTCCTCGACATCGACGACATTAGATGCGTCTGGGAGGagttcgtcgacgcccttcgCGACTCCTCCGCCAAGGCGGGCGACCCGCGGCCGAAGGCGACCTCGATGAGCTACGCAGACGTCGAGCAGCCCGCCATGCAGCGGTCGCCGAGTTTCGCCAGGCTCGTGGAGAATCTAAGCTCCGAGGCCTCGGGGGCCTCCACTCCGGGCACCCCCGCGATCGACCTCGTGTCGCGGCACGGCAtgatcctcggcgtcgggtgcTCATCCAGGGACAACAGCGCCCGGGGGGGATCCGAGTACTTTCGCAGGATGCAAGGCGACAAGGGgaagctcgacgccgtcgcgctcgtggagcAGCTCCACAAGAAGGGCCTCACGAGGATTGACTCCGGTAAAACTCTCGCCTTCGACTAG